The Silene latifolia isolate original U9 population chromosome Y, ASM4854445v1, whole genome shotgun sequence sequence TCTCCTCCTTGAACATTCTGCTCACCAGGCGCTGATAGGTGGAACCAGAATTCTTGAGGCTAAAGGGCATCACATTGTAGCAGTACAAGCCTCCGTCAGATCTGTAGGCTGTTTTCTCCTGGTCCTTAGGGTccatttttatctggttgtacccaCTCCAGGCATCAAGGAAGGTAAGTAGCTCATGCCCTGCTGTAGCGTCTACCATGGAATCCATGTGCGGCAGGGGGAACGGGtcttttgggcaagctttgttaAGATCTGTGAAATCAGCACATACTCTCTACTTGTTGTTCTTCTTGGGTACAACCACAACATTCGAGAGCCATTCTAGGTAGTTAACTTCCCTGATCTTTCCTGCTGCCAGGAGGTTGTCTACCTCCTGGTTTGTCACCTCGTTCCTTTCAGGAGTGAATTTCCGCCTTTTCTGTTGGACTGGAGGAAAGCTGGGGTCTACATTTAACCGGTGTGTAATTACACTTAGATCTATGCCAATCATGTCGCTATGGGACCAggcgaaacaatccatgttagtacGTAGAAATTCAATTATCTGCTCACGGATGTTACCTGCACAATCAACTCCCACCAGCACTGTTCTTGCTGGAAACTGTGGGTCCAGGACTATTTCGTCGAGTTCCTCTTGGGGAGGTGCGATATACTCCCTCTGGACGCAAagtttctgtaattgctatgcaggTCCAGCAGCAGTGGGTTTCAGAGAGTTCTTGTAGCAATCCCGAGCGACATTTTGATCTCGCCGTATCTCCTGTACCCCCCTAGGGTGTAGGGAACTTCAGGCTCTGATGGTACGTTGATGGTACCGTTTTCATTTCATGGATCCAAGGCCTGCTAAGTATCACGTTGTAAGTTGACGGACCATCAATGACCGAGTACCATATCTGTTTGTTCATACCCCCTGCAAAGGTAGGTATCACTATTTCTCCAATGGATTGTTTAGTTTCACCGTTGAAGACTACCAAGGGTACTGCCTTTTGCACCAGGTCtttctcgctgaaccccatgttCTTCAATGTTTCTAGCATTATCATATTCacagagcttcctgtatctaccaatatCTTTTTAACAAGGAAATTCCCTATAGAAAGGGTAATGATCAAGGCGTCATGGTGGTGTTCTGCCTCATCGGGTACGTCTGCCTCGTCGAACAAGATTGCTGGTAGATCTTGTCTGCTGACCCTAAGGGAGAACTCTAGTTTATCTCCTTTAGTCTCGGTTGCATGGCGCTTTGTTGCTGAATAAGTGAGAACACATATCTCCGACCTCCTTGTGATGACGCTCACGACCTTTGGGTAAGGTGGAGGTGGGGGATGGTTGGCCCTGGTCAGCAGTATTGACCTTTCCATATTTTGCCCCCTTAGGTAGCAGGTGATCGAAGCATCCAACACTGTAGAGGTGCTTTACTTCCTTTCGTAGTACTACACAATCTTCTGTATTGTGGCCAATATCGTTGTGGTATTCACACCTCTTGCTGGCATCTCTTATGTCATTCTCCCTGGGAGTAGGCTTCTTGGGCCACTTGGCCTTCTACCCTAGCTCCCTGATTGCCTTCAATACCCCAACAAGTCCAGTGGTGAACCCATACTCGCTGAGCTTAGGTGAAGCCTCATTGCTCTCGGTTTCTCCTGAGACTTTGTTCACTGTGTTCTTGCTGTAGGGTTtggctctttcattctttttctctgTTGTGATTTTTCTGCTGGATGACTCTGTTCTATATAGGTCCCttctatcctcatcctcctctagGCGATAAGTAGCCTCTGCCATTTGCTTAACTTCCTCAAAGGTGGCACATGGATGCTTGGTGAGATCCTTTTACAAATTAGAGTCGTGATGCAGTTTCCTTCTGACGGCGTTGACTACTGTTGTAGGGTCGCACCTAGGGATAGATATTTTTTCCACATTGAATCTGGCGAGATAATCCCTGGTGGACTCCTCGAACCTCTGGACGATCCGGTATAGATCACTGGATAATTTTTAAACTTGCGATCGCTTGCGAACTGCTGATTGAAAACGTTCACTAACCCTGCGAAGCTGAAAATAGATTTGTTGGGAAGGTTAACGAACCACTGGAGTGCGGCTCCTGAAAAGGTGGAACCGAATCCTTTGTATACACATGCCTCCTCTTCAGGCCCTGTTGCTGCAaccaccatcattttctgcttgtactggTTGATGTGCTCCAGCGGATCCTCTGTTCCATCATACAACGTCATCGTTGGTGTGGTGAACCCCTTTGGTATGCTGACAACGACAATGCTGTCCACAAAGGGGGAATCCGCATAACACTCTGGGGTTGATACCTCCATGGGACGTGGTAACCCTGGAACCTTGCTGAGTAGGGACCTGATATCCTGCAACTGTTGTTCTACATGGCTTCATATGCCCATACCCTAGTTGTGGGGTGCTGAGTAGATCCCCTATGGATTTGATGTTCCTCCTGGCATGTAAGGAGGGACCATGTAGCTTCCAGGTAATGGTGTTGAGTTCACAATAGGCTTGAACTGGCTGTCTGGAGTATGTGGCATATAGGAGCACATCCCGGGATATGCGTTTCTTGCTGACTGTTCCCCTGGATTGCTCCCTAGTACCACTGGTGTACTGCTGGTTGTTAATATGGGATATGGAGTCAGCGCCCCTAATCCCACAAGATTGAGTACCATGGGGTACATTTGCGGCATCCTTGGTGGTGGTGGGACCCCTGGTAGTTGGATCGTACCCTTGGTGGCCACCGTTCCTGCTGGATACACTTGCTCGGGTGGTGTGGTTAGCCCTGGTGGCAACATATCCATATCGAGCCTGGTTACTAGATTTTGCGGCATTAGCCTCCCTGAGTACTCCCTGGCATTCCCCTGGTCTAGTGTTGACCTTGCCATCTGCTGGGGCGTTCCCAGGGGTGACACTGCATCTATCTTCTCTTGCAAGGACTGATTGTCCCTTTGTAACCCTATCACCGCCTGATGCAAGGATGTCATCCCTTAGAGCAACTGCTGTACCGGATCCTGTTGTGATGCTCCCGGGAGACGGGCTCCTATCAGGTGTCCTGGTGATCCTGGGCGCTGCGGACTCCCATCCTTATTAGGCTTTGGCACA is a genomic window containing:
- the LOC141632809 gene encoding uncharacterized protein LOC141632809 codes for the protein MERSILLTRANHPPPPPYPKVVSVITRRSEICVLTYSATKRHATETKGDKLEFSLRVSRQDLPAILFDEADVPDEAEHHHDALIITLSIGNFLVKKILVDTGSSVNMIMLETLKNMGFSEKDLVQKAVPLVVFNGETKQSIGEIVIPTFAGGMNKQIWYSVIDGPSTYNVILSRPWIHEMKTKLCVQREYIAPPQEELDEIVLDPQFPARTVLVGVDCAGNIREQIIEFLRTNMDCFAWSHSDMIGIDLSVITHRLNVDPSFPPVQQKRRKFTPERNEVTNQEVDNLLAAGKIREVNYLEWLSNVVVVPKKNNK